ttgatcaacatttttaaaatagttttttgttttagtttgtctATTATTAAACAGGACAGACTCATTGTACTTGTGCGCTTGTGCTACAGTGGAGCTCCCTTACTATCAGGCATAGAGCAAAGATtaaatttgtctttttttttaacttcccaaataaatatttgctaaaatgtatgtttggaCATAAACACCTCATACGTTTTACTGTTAAATAAGAATGAATCAAAAAAAGGTTTAGTATGGGCTTCAAAAAGTGTGgtgttttaaatcagttttgtCCAGGATCACCGACTGTATGAAGCACTTTTATTTCACGccttttctccttctttgtGACTTACCCAGGTTGCTAGATGAGAGTGGTCTCCGACAGGATGCAGAAAACAACTTGAATGCCTACAGACAGGTAATTCAGCTTATTTCACTGAATTCATGATTTTAACAATTCATACTGCCCTCTGACTACCCTCCTTTGTCCCTCTATGtacttcattattttcataggATGTGGATGAGGCGTCACTTAATCGTGTCCAGTTAGAGAGGAAAATCGATGCCCTGCAGGATGAGATTAACTTCCTGAGGAAGACTCATGAGgaggtaaaaataaaattctTGCAAAATAAGCATTAGCTATTACAAACCACAATTAAGAACCTCATTTGAATTTGTATTCATTCTTTCATTACTGGTGTCCCTTTCAGGATCTGCGTGAGTTACAGGAGCAGATCATGGCCCAGCAGGTGCATGTTGACCTTGATGTATCCAAACCAGACCTGACTGCTGCTCTGAGGGACATCCGCGTCCAGTATGAAACCATGGCCACCTCCAACATGCAGGAGACTGAGGATTGGTACCGATCCAAGGTCAGGAGCCTTCCATTAAGTGTGCTCTAATGATAATTACAGAATATACAGTAAAATATCCTTGTGACGATTTACTCACAGGCTTTTTGCCTTTGTACAGTTTGCTGACCTGACAGATGCAGCCAATCGAAACGCAGAAGCCCTGCGCCAGGCCAAGCAGGAGGCCAATGAATACCGCCGTCAGGTCCAAGTGGTGACCTGTGATCTTGAGGCTCTCCGCGGAACAGTAAGTCCACTTAACACCAGAAAGTAGTGCATGTGAGAACATAACATTAGTCTTATCAAGCTCTAGTAAGATTGAAATTATGTTATATGAAATCTTTTCAatgatatgttttgatgttACATAATTACAGCTAAGTCAGACAGCATCAAGACACATTTTGTTGTACTGGTTCTATATATGGAGCCGTGTAAAATTATTCCCCTTTTTATACATCATTTCCTATCTAAGGGGTCTTATGgacaaacagcaaacaaaaacgTTGTAACTGCCTTCAGTCAATGACCCACGTAGAGATATTTACCTTAAGTCTGGTCTTCAGTAAGTAAAATACCTGTTAAGTTGGAAGGAGATCATAtcactgacaaaaaaaatcttGTCAAGTGATAAAAGTACTAATAGAGTTATTTGCAGTAGGTGAAATAAAATAGCCAAAATAGAAGCAGAGGGATTAGTGAATGCTACATTGGAGTGGTAGGTATTAGATTTATAAAAGCAGACATTGCAGTCGAGGTAGATGTAGTAGTAACGAATAGAATAAATGTTTGtggttaacatttaaataagatCTGTAAATACAGTAACCCTAGTCTGCTGTTGGTGttcatctctctgtcttttctctcctctttgaGAACGAGTCTCTGGAACGCCAGTTCCGGGAGATGGAGGACCGCTTTGCCATGGAGACTTCTGGTTACCAGGATACAGTGAGCCGTCTGGAGGACGATATCCACTCGCTGAAGGACGAGATGGCGAGACACTTGCAGGAGTACCAGGACCTTCTCAACGTCAAGCTGGCCCTGGACATAGAGATTGCCACCTACAGGAAGCTGCTGGAGGGAGAAGAGAGCAGGTCAGCTAcagatttgttgttttagtaTGACCGAAAAATGTAAAGgtaaagatattaaatattatcttttctttttccttcaggATCACCATTCCAGTTCAGAGCTTTTCCAACATGCAGTTTAAAGGTGAGTAGCACACATGGACCCCTTATTTTTAATATAGAGGACCAAGGGTTCATCAAAGTCATAAGTAAAGACTAAGTCTTCACCCAACTTTCCAAAAGTGAACGAAAtcctgaaaaaaactaaaaacaaaacaaggccaGTTTTCTTGGgtatttgtaaaaatataaaagttcaTTTTTCCCCTCAATGTCATATTTTGAAACGTTGGGTAGTCTATTTTCGCCCTCACATAAGATTAGTAATTTCTTTGGGGGCAATTACAATAGTATAGTCACTCTTACTGTGTTTATTGTGTACACTATAGAACTTGGCTTCAAAGAGAGGATTAAAAAAGTTTTTCTACGCTACAATAACTGGAGTCTTTTCATCTTTTAGAAACTAACC
The window above is part of the Eleginops maclovinus isolate JMC-PN-2008 ecotype Puerto Natales chromosome 16, JC_Emac_rtc_rv5, whole genome shotgun sequence genome. Proteins encoded here:
- the gfap gene encoding glial fibrillary acidic protein, translating into MESQRVQSSYRKRYGPQGSGSTGVRIGSLSSSRLSWHGTPRNFTHSSPVSRISLGSTGLLLGSPVDRLDFPAESLMKAQFKETRTNEKMEMMGLNDRFASYIEKVRLLEQQNKMLVVELNQLKVREPSRMGDIYQEELRELRRQVDGLTSGKARLEIEKDNLAADVNMLKQRLLDESGLRQDAENNLNAYRQDVDEASLNRVQLERKIDALQDEINFLRKTHEEDLRELQEQIMAQQVHVDLDVSKPDLTAALRDIRVQYETMATSNMQETEDWYRSKFADLTDAANRNAEALRQAKQEANEYRRQVQVVTCDLEALRGTNESLERQFREMEDRFAMETSGYQDTVSRLEDDIHSLKDEMARHLQEYQDLLNVKLALDIEIATYRKLLEGEESRITIPVQSFSNMQFKETNLDTKTPEAHVKRSILVRTVETRDGEIIKESTTEHKDLP